DNA from Lentibacillus amyloliquefaciens:
GATTTGTAACCGGTTTGGGTCTTGTGGTCATGATTGCTGCAAGTATTGTTGGTATTCTGATCGCTATTGACCCACCGGGACTGATTGCAATTATGGTCGGCTGGGTCGGTGGATTTCTGTTGTCTTCTTTCGGATTTCCAATCGTTCTCGGTTTATGGTGGAAGCGCGCAAACATGCTGGGTGCATTAACAGGCATGCTAGGCGGTGCGTTTGTCTTCCTTATTCTAATCATCGGAGGATGGCTGCCTACTAACGCTGAGCCAATTATCGGCGCACCTGTATCATTAATCCTGATGATTGTTGTCAGCCTGATGACTGAGCCGCCTTCAAAAGAGACACAAGCGATGGTCGACCATTACCACACCCATTTGGAATAGTAGATAGGATGATGTGAACGTGCAAACTGATGAAACCATTAAATTAATCGGGAATAAAGTGAGCGTTTCAGAACAAGATTTATTTAAGCATGTTTATAGAGCGATTGGAATGAAAGGCAGGGTGAATCGCACAATAGATGAAAATTATATCCGGCAGCATACAAAGGTGTCGACATTAATCTATCATCCATTCTGGCTTGCCAAAACGTTGGTTATTGCCGACCGACCGCCATTTCCGCCGCGCACACTGCCCAATATGATTTTTGTTGATGCTGTTTCGGGTTACCGAGGGGTATTCTCCCGGATCCCTCCAATTTCAGAACAAGAAACCAATCTGAGTGATCTTGTTCAAATGCGAATTTCCGAAAAGGGCGAGGCCGTCAGATATGTCAAAAATGTCCAGGAAAAACAGATTAACCGCTCGTACATTTTGAAAAAGCCGAGACATCAGATTAAGGAAGTTTTTCTGGTCTATCTTCCGCTATGGAAGGTCGCCGTCCGGAGTGAGTTAATCAATGAGACGTTTTATATCAATGCCAATACAGGCGAATCGGAAAAATTTATGGCCCAGCGGTGGCAAAACGGAAAAGACTTGCTGCAGCCTTTACAGAAGAAATAGGATAATAATGTTCGAAGGCTTATGGATTAGGTCCATAAGCCTTTAATCGTTTTAGCGGTATTTGGTGCGATATTTTGATTTTTTTCTCTTCCAAATATTACCGAATAGCTTTGTTATGAAAGCGATTTATTTCACATTATTTGTAAGGGCTTTCTTAACTAATATATTACATATTCAGTTATCAATTTATCTTTTTGCTTTCACAAAATCCTATGAAAAATAGATGTTTAAATTGTCGAAAAAAGTCGAAAAATGGGGTGGACATGCAACGGTTTCAGTGATATATTGGTTATCATATTTTCAGAGGAGGGATGACGATCATGCTTAGCAATCCACTTATTGCCACCGTTCTAATCTTTGCGTTAATCGCACTGGGAGAATGGCTGTCAATTGTGTCCAAAGCCAGGATTCCGATGCTGCTCACAGCGATGGTTGGCTTTCTGGTTATGGTCTGGACAGGTATTTTTCCAAGCGATATATTGGAAAAATCGACATTTGCAGCTTTGGGAACCATATTAATTGGTCCTGCTATTCTTCATATGGGTACAATGATTCCTTTCTCATTGCTTAAAAGTCAGTACAAAGCAGTATTGATTTCATTAGGCGGCGTTGTCGTTTCAGGTATTTTAATATTGATTATAGTTCCGCTCGTTTTTGATTATGCAACAGCAGTAGCTGGAATTGGTCCGATAAGCGGCGGGGTTGTTGCACTGCTCATTACGTCTGAAAGGCTGACAGAAATTGGACTGACCAGTCTCGTTATTATACCTGCGTTGGTCGTTGCCTTCCAAGGCCTTTTGGGAATGCCGTTAGCGCTGAATTTTATGCGAAAATACGCCAAAAAAATTCAGAAAAATATGGATAATGGCTCTTTTACTGCTATTGATCCAATAGATGAAACTGCTGCAACAACTGAAACGGAGAAACCGTCAAGTCCGCTGAAATCCAGTGCAACACTGAAATTGTTTTTCGTGTTTGCGGGTGCCGCCGTCGGGGTTGCGCTTGGTGAGTTAACACCAATTCATTACACGCTATGGTGCTTGGCAATTGGGATATCGGGTCACAAGTTTGGATTATTTGAAGCAAAAACACTTGAGAAGTCAAATTCATTTACATTGACGATAGTTGCCATCATTTTTGTTGTTATCGGAACAATGGCAGACGTAACACCACAAGATGTGTTGAACAATTTGCCTGCAATTTTAACCATATTAATTCTTGGTACATTCGGCATAGCACTAGGCGGTTTTATCGTCTCTAAATTAGTCAAGTGGCATCCGTATAAAGGAATGCCTGTCGCGTTGACAGCACTTATTGGATTTCCGGGTGATTATATACTGTGTGAAGAAGTCAGCCGGAGTGTTGCCAGAAATGAAAAGGAAGAAAAAGCCATCTTTAATGAGTTAATGACACCAATGCTGATTGGCGGTTTTACAACTGTAACTGTAGCTTCAGTTGTCGTGGCAAGTATCTTGATCGGGACATTGTAAAATACGGAAGGGAGAAATTATCATGGTAAAAAAATTAATCAAAAATGGTTTATTAATTGATGGAAACGGTGGTGAGCCTCAGAAAGATTCGATTGTTGTAACAGAGGATGCCCGGATTGTATATACCGGTTCTGAACAGGGCTATACTGCCAGTGGCGATGAAACGATTGTTGATGCACAAGGCGGGACCATTCTTCCCGGATTAATCGATTCTCATGTGCATATGATGATGGAATACGCACCGATTGCTGAAAAATTGACGACACCATTTTCCTATATGTATTATCAGGCGGCGCAGTATTTAGAAACGACGCTGCAAGCAGGTATTACAACTGTTCGGGATGCGCTTGGTGCTGACCGCGGGGTGAAAAAGGCGATTGAAGATGGCTTGATTCAAGGCCCTCGTATGCAATTAAGCATTAACGCTTTAACGACAACCGGCGGGCATGGTGATGGCTACCAGGTTTCCGGTGATGTGATGGATCTTTTGCCATCCGGGTATCGTGGCATGCCTGATGGGAGATGTGACGGTGCCGGAGAAGTACGCAAAAAGACACGTGAAATGCTTCGTGCCGGTGCAGAAGTGATTAAAGTGCATGCAACAGGCGGTGTCTTAAGTCCAACAGATCACCCTGAATTCACTCAATTTTCCCCGGAAGAGCTTAAGGTCATTGTTGAAGAAGGACGTTTCAGAAAAGGAACCAAAGTCATGGCGCATGCTCAAGGTGCCGAGGGCATAAAAAATGCGGTTCAAGCAGGGGTTCATTCGATTGAACACGGTATATTTCTGGATGACGAAGCGATTGAACTGATGCTTGAAAACGGTACTTACCTTGTCCCGACATTGCTTGCGCCGGTTGCGGTACTTGAAACAGCTGACGAAAAAGGTATGCCGACCAGTGCTGTTCAAAAATCAAAAGAAGTCATTGAACAGCACAATGCAAGTATTGCAAAAGCTCATCAAGCCGGCGTCAAAATCGCCATGGGAACGGATGCCGGTGTCATGAAACATGGTACCAATCTAAGAGAACTCGGTTTAATGGTAGATGTCGGCATGAGTCCAATGGAAACAATTGTAGCAACAACAAAAACAGCTGCTGAATGTCTGGGCTGGGATGATAAAGTCGGCACACTGGAAGAAGGTAAACAAGCAGACGTTGTTATTGTGAAAGGCAACCCGCTTGATGATATTAATTCACTTGCTGATAATGACACGATTCAGCTGGTCATGAAAGATGGCGATGTTGCAAAAAATACGTTAGAAAAATGATATAGATTATGCGTTATCAACTAAGGCATGATATTATCTGAAATAGGTGATATCATGTCTTTTTGATAGTTAAGGAGGCTTTCAAGTGGGGATTTTGTATAACGATTTAATGAGAGGCTATGATACAGGATATAACTTTGACGGTATTTCCGGTGAGAGGCTGGCTGAACGGCTTGACGCGATTTCTGAAATCGGACTGACAAAAGATTCTGGGTCACACCGTCCGGGTTTTTCCGGGGAAGAGAAAAAGGCAAAAGACCTGGCAGCTAAATGGATGAAAGACGCTGGGCTTGAAGTGCGCCATGATGGAGCAGGCAATGTATTCGGACGTCTGCCCGGTAAGAACGATGAACTGCCGGCGTTGCTGAGCGGTTCACATCTTGACAGCGTTCCGAACGGCGGACACTTTGACGGACCGTTGGGTGTTCTGACCGCTCTGGAAGTAGCAGAAGCTTGGCAAGCAACCGGGTATCAGCCTGAAAGACCATATGAAGTTGTCGCTTTTACGGATGAAGAAGGGGCCAGGTTCAATGGCGGACTGCATGGAAGTGAGGCAGTTGTCGGCAAGAGCGATATCGAGGACAAATTAAAACTTGTCGATTACAATGGATTAAATTTTGCAGACGTGCTGGAACATATCGGCCTAAGTGTCGATGACTATTTAGACGCAAAGCGTGACCAAGAGGAAATTGACATGTTTGTCGAGGTCCATATTGAACAGGGGAAACAGCTGGAACGTGAAGGCTTGCCATGTGGAATAGTAACCGGGATCGCCGGGCCGTGCTGGATTGAATTGACATTTACCGGTGAAGCTGGCCATGCCGGGAATACACCCATGAAGGACCGGAAAGACGCTCTTGTGGCTGCAGCTGAATTTATTGGAGGCGTACACGAGCTCCCGGCTTTAATTAGCGATACGGCGGTGGCGACAGTCGGGAAAATCGATGCTGAGCCTAACGGCGTGAATGTCATTCCCGGCAGTGTGACGCTTTATGCCGATATTCGTGATATTTTTAAGGAGACTAGAGACAATCTTGTTGATAAGGTGCTGGAACTGGCAGAGAAGACAGCTGACAAGCACCAGGTGAATATAGAGCATGTCGAGAAAATGCGTGTTGCACCGGTCCCGATTGAAGACGAAAAGCAGCAGCTTCTGGAGACGTCTTTTCGAGAAAAAAACATCCGGCCATACCGTCTGCCAAGCGGAGCTGGACATGATGCTATGATTATTGGCGCAAGGTGGCCGGTCGCCATGCTGTTTACACAAAGCAAAGACGGTATCAGCCACAATCCGGATGAGTGGTCTGATATGAATGATTGCGTGCAGACTGTTCATGTGCTGAAGAATTTTTTGGAAAAAGTGTAGAGCCAAAGAAAAAATCAAAACAGATAATGCCAGGATGATGAGTCCTGGCATTTTGTATGCGATAAAGACGTCAGGCAGCCGCCTCAAATATGTACATTCAAACGAAATTCATGCAGCAATTAAACTTGAAATGTTCAATTATTTTAATCGGTTGTGTCTTAAAATTTCATATGGTATGATACAGCGGTGACTTTAAATTCACAAAAAGTAACTACCTGGTCAAAAAGGAGGATATGATGGGGCAGCGAAGAGAAGAAATGTTGGATGCGGCTGTCCAATTGTTTCAGGAAAACGGCTTTCACGCAACGTCTGTAGAGGATATCGCGCGTGCATCCGGAATTTCCAAGGGCGGTTTTTATAAACATTTTGATTCTAAAGAAACCATGATTCTGGAATTATTACAGCGCTATTATAATGAAATGTTTCGGGAAGCAGATCGCTTTTCGGAAGATTTAAAAGAATCGCCTTTACTGGTGCTTAAAAAGAAAATTACTATTGAACTGGAAAAATCAATCGACTATCGATACTTTTTTCATGCCATTGTGACCGATTTTTCTCCTAATGACACAGGACCTGTTCCAAAATCACTGGACCACATACAGCATAAGCTTCATGAATGGCGTAAGTATGCATTACTGGAAGCGTTCGGGTCAAAGTCTAAAAACTATTTAAGTGATTTGGCAGTCGTTATGGAAGGTATCATCCACAGCTATTTGATGAAGATCATCTGGCAGGGAACGGATTTGCCTTTGGATATGCTGGGAGATTTTATTGCAGAATGTCTTCAGGCGATTGTGGCAAACGATGAAAATATTTTTCCGGTATTGCCGGGCAGTCTAAGCGGTGATAGCCGTGCTTCGATTCAGGAGGACTTGAAGCTTCAATTGGATGCGATTCGCACTGAATTAGACAGGGAACCAGAAACATTTTCATCCTTCGAAAAAGATATACAAACTTTTGATTTATTGATTGAAGAACTCGGACAGGAAAAGGTGCGGGAATTTCTGGTCGATGCGTTACTCGCTCAGCTTTACCGCCGTCCGAATCTAAAAGAAAAACTAACATCTATTTTAACAACATGGGAAGTATGGAAAGGGGATTTAACATGAGTGATACAGCAACTTCCTGGAATTTGCCCCCGAAACAAAAAGCGTTGATGATCGCTGCATTGCTGACTGGGGCATTTATGGGCATAATAAATGAAACATTACTGGCTACCGCATTGCCAACGATTCAAGAAGCGTTTGGCATAACGCAGGGAGAAGTTCAATGGATGACCACAGCATTTTTAATGACAAATGGGATTATGATACCCGTCTCTGCTTTTCTGATTGACCGTTTTACAACACGAGGCTTATTTTTAACCGCTATTGCGTTGTTTGGTGCAGGGACTGTCATTGCAGCCATCGCTCCGGTTTATCCTATCCTTCTATTGGGGCGGGTCGTCCAAGCTTCGGGATCCGGAATTATGCTGCCGTTGTTGATGACGGTTCTTTTGGCAGTCATCTCTGTTGAACGGCGCGGGACAGCGATGGGAATGATCGGGATTGTGATTGCGTTTGGTCCGGCGATCGGGCCTACGTTGTCCGGTTTCTTGTTGGAATATTTTTCCTGGCGTTCATTGTTCCTCACCGTTCTTCCGATTGTCGCTGTGACCATTACAATTGCAGCGCTTTTCCTGAGGAATGTGACCGACCTTCGGAAACCAAAGATCGATGTCTTGTCGATTATATTGTCTTCAGTCGGTTTCGGTTCATTTTTATATGGTTTCAGTATCGCATCGGAAAGTGGCTGGACCAGTCCTGTTGTCATTATCTCGATTATAATCGGTATTCTCGTGATTGGATTATTCATCTGGCGGCAGATTGTACTGGAAACACCAATGCTTGAATTCCGTGTTTTTAAATTCAGGATTTTCACTTTGGCTATTGTCATCACGATGACGGTTCTGATTTCGATGATTGGGGCCGAGACGCTGCTGCCGCTGTTCATGCAAAATGTATTGCAATTTACGCCATTACAATCCGGCTTGATGCTGCTTCCTGGCGCAATCGTAATTGGGATTATGTCGCCGATTACCGGCCGGTTGTTTGATAAGTTTGGAGCTAAGTGGCTGGCATTGATTGGCTTAAGTGTTGTGACGGTTACAACCTTTATGTTTACCAGATTATCGTTGGAAACGTCATTTATGTATTTGACAATTATTTATGCCATCCGTATGTTTGGTTTGTCGTTTGCTTTGATGCCTGTTATGACATCTGCGCTCAACCAGCTTCCGCCGAAATGGTATGCACACGGTTCTGCCATGGCGAATACGCTGCAGCAAATTTCAGCTTCAATCGGTACAGCGATTCTTGTGACCCTTGTCGCTATGGGAACGAATAGTTTTGCTCCGGAATCAGATACGTCTCCGGAACTGACTGGAAGACTTGCGCAAGTTGTTGGATTTGAATGGGCGTTTATGGGCAGCACAATCCTTGCCTTTTTCGCATTTATTTTGGCACTGTTTCTGAAGCCGCCGAAACAGGAAAAAGAAATTGTCCGGCAGATTCACAATCAGGATGCGAGTTAAAAATAAGACGAAAGAGAAGCTGTTTCACTTGCTGGACAGCTTCTTTTTTTGAAATCCATTAATGGTCAAATTTGCAATTAGTGCGTGTTTAAAAAGTCCGGTAAAAATGACCCGGGGTATTGGCTGAGTTGAATAAAGACGAATGTTTTTACTAAGATACCATTATAATAGCAAAAAGAAGCGGGCTTTCTATAAAAAGGGAAGCCCGCTTCTTTTTTAGTTTTAGCACCACGTTGCACCAACGATAATCAGCAGGATAAACAATACAACGATTAGCGCAAAACCACGGCCGCCGCCATGGCCGCAACCGCCACCATAGCCGCCATAACCGAATCCGGCACCGCCGAATCCAGGTCCGCCATAGCCGGCTCCGGCTACCTGGCCGCCGTAGCCACCACCGTGTCCGTATCCATGATTAGATCCAGAACCCATTTGCAGCCCTCCTTCTAAGTTGTTTTGATTTTTTAGGGTTGGTTTATTTATTAATATCCAACGTAAGCAACGCCTACTATAATCAACAGGATGAATAGAACGACGATTAAGGCAAAGCCACCGCCGTATCCTGCTCCGCCTGCATAGTCACTCATTCCAAAACACCTCCAATAACCGTTTGTTAATAATATATGTAGGTGAATGCAGATTGACATAGGCACACTCCCAGATAAAAGGAATTGGGCGTGATTCCGATTTATGCCGTTTTATTTACACTGATTGCCACGGCAACTTACATTACGATCTTGTTCGGCAAGCTGATCATAGACAAATACCTTTTCATTTCAGGCATCGGATGAATAGGATATAGCAGAATCATCACAGGGAGGTGTTATCATGTTTCATCCCGGAAGACCGCAGCCGCCAATGCCGCCGCGCCCTCATATGCGATCACCCCGGCAGCCAGTGCACATTTCGAACCAGCCATCTCAAGGGCAAAAACTGATCAATCAATTTCGCGATCCGGAGGGAAATTTAGATATAGATAAAATTACTGCAACTGCTCAGCAAATCGGTGAATTATACGGCCAGGTCAGCCCGCTTATAACGAAATTTATGAAAAGATAAGAAAGGCTGCTGTACAATCGTTTAAAAATATCAGGTTTCAGAAGGCCAACGAAATCAAAACCAGGTTGAATTGTTCAATTATTTGTCCTCTCGCAGTGTTCATGTTACGTTTAATTGACAGAATTTAAAAAATACACACAACATGATACACAGTGAATGCTGATAAAATATTTAGAAGGTGATGGCATGGTGGAAACAAATCACAATGATTGGCAAGTCATCCGTTTTAATGGTCACAAACCGTCTTCTATGAATGATGAAATCGCTACTGAATTTCCGTTGACTGTTGTATTAAATGACGAAGAATTTGCCACAATGGTATGTTCACCAACAGATATGGAGGAACTGGTCATTGGCTTTCTCGCATCAGAAGGTGTTATTCGTT
Protein-coding regions in this window:
- a CDS encoding YjcZ family sporulation protein — protein: MGSGSNHGYGHGGGYGGQVAGAGYGGPGFGGAGFGYGGYGGGCGHGGGRGFALIVVLFILLIIVGATWC
- a CDS encoding TetR/AcrR family transcriptional regulator, which encodes MMGQRREEMLDAAVQLFQENGFHATSVEDIARASGISKGGFYKHFDSKETMILELLQRYYNEMFREADRFSEDLKESPLLVLKKKITIELEKSIDYRYFFHAIVTDFSPNDTGPVPKSLDHIQHKLHEWRKYALLEAFGSKSKNYLSDLAVVMEGIIHSYLMKIIWQGTDLPLDMLGDFIAECLQAIVANDENIFPVLPGSLSGDSRASIQEDLKLQLDAIRTELDREPETFSSFEKDIQTFDLLIEELGQEKVREFLVDALLAQLYRRPNLKEKLTSILTTWEVWKGDLT
- a CDS encoding M20 family metallo-hydrolase, whose translation is MGILYNDLMRGYDTGYNFDGISGERLAERLDAISEIGLTKDSGSHRPGFSGEEKKAKDLAAKWMKDAGLEVRHDGAGNVFGRLPGKNDELPALLSGSHLDSVPNGGHFDGPLGVLTALEVAEAWQATGYQPERPYEVVAFTDEEGARFNGGLHGSEAVVGKSDIEDKLKLVDYNGLNFADVLEHIGLSVDDYLDAKRDQEEIDMFVEVHIEQGKQLEREGLPCGIVTGIAGPCWIELTFTGEAGHAGNTPMKDRKDALVAAAEFIGGVHELPALISDTAVATVGKIDAEPNGVNVIPGSVTLYADIRDIFKETRDNLVDKVLELAEKTADKHQVNIEHVEKMRVAPVPIEDEKQQLLETSFREKNIRPYRLPSGAGHDAMIIGARWPVAMLFTQSKDGISHNPDEWSDMNDCVQTVHVLKNFLEKV
- a CDS encoding YppG family protein, whose product is MFHPGRPQPPMPPRPHMRSPRQPVHISNQPSQGQKLINQFRDPEGNLDIDKITATAQQIGELYGQVSPLITKFMKR
- a CDS encoding metal-dependent hydrolase family protein, translating into MVKKLIKNGLLIDGNGGEPQKDSIVVTEDARIVYTGSEQGYTASGDETIVDAQGGTILPGLIDSHVHMMMEYAPIAEKLTTPFSYMYYQAAQYLETTLQAGITTVRDALGADRGVKKAIEDGLIQGPRMQLSINALTTTGGHGDGYQVSGDVMDLLPSGYRGMPDGRCDGAGEVRKKTREMLRAGAEVIKVHATGGVLSPTDHPEFTQFSPEELKVIVEEGRFRKGTKVMAHAQGAEGIKNAVQAGVHSIEHGIFLDDEAIELMLENGTYLVPTLLAPVAVLETADEKGMPTSAVQKSKEVIEQHNASIAKAHQAGVKIAMGTDAGVMKHGTNLRELGLMVDVGMSPMETIVATTKTAAECLGWDDKVGTLEEGKQADVVIVKGNPLDDINSLADNDTIQLVMKDGDVAKNTLEK
- a CDS encoding MDR family MFS transporter, whose protein sequence is MSDTATSWNLPPKQKALMIAALLTGAFMGIINETLLATALPTIQEAFGITQGEVQWMTTAFLMTNGIMIPVSAFLIDRFTTRGLFLTAIALFGAGTVIAAIAPVYPILLLGRVVQASGSGIMLPLLMTVLLAVISVERRGTAMGMIGIVIAFGPAIGPTLSGFLLEYFSWRSLFLTVLPIVAVTITIAALFLRNVTDLRKPKIDVLSIILSSVGFGSFLYGFSIASESGWTSPVVIISIIIGILVIGLFIWRQIVLETPMLEFRVFKFRIFTLAIVITMTVLISMIGAETLLPLFMQNVLQFTPLQSGLMLLPGAIVIGIMSPITGRLFDKFGAKWLALIGLSVVTVTTFMFTRLSLETSFMYLTIIYAIRMFGLSFALMPVMTSALNQLPPKWYAHGSAMANTLQQISASIGTAILVTLVAMGTNSFAPESDTSPELTGRLAQVVGFEWAFMGSTILAFFAFILALFLKPPKQEKEIVRQIHNQDAS
- a CDS encoding YjcZ family sporulation protein produces the protein MSDYAGGAGYGGGFALIVVLFILLIIVGVAYVGY